Below is a genomic region from Osmerus mordax isolate fOsmMor3 chromosome 22, fOsmMor3.pri, whole genome shotgun sequence.
gtgtatgtacatgggGGTGTGTCTGTACCTAGGGGTGTGTCTGTACCTGGGGGGGTGTTTGTACCTGGGGGGTGTCTGTACCTGGGGGTGTGTCTGTACCTGGGGGGGTGTTTGTACCTGGGGGGGTGTCTGTACATGGGGGGGTGTCTGTACCTGGGGGTGTGTTTGTACTTGGGGGTGTGTCTGTACCTGggggtgtgtctgtacatgggggtgtgtctgtacctgggggtgtgtctgtacatgggGGGGTGTTTGTATCTACCTGTCGTATCCCAGCTGTCTGCAGGCAGCGTGTCCCAGGGAGGAGGAGTTTCCACCTGTAGAACACACAGTCCACCACGCCCCCTTACTGCAGACCTGGAGCACTGAACCACGCCCACTCACAcgcactacaaacacacacacacacaggaagtgttgtGGAGTGTGCGTCTGtagcagcatgtgtgtgagtgtgtgtgggagtgtgtgtatgcgtgtgtagtgtgtgtgtctcaccacagTTGAGCTCATCGTCTCCATGAGGACAATCTTTGACCGCGTCACAGAGGGAGCtctggtgcacacacacctgggaggaGGTACAGCGGAACTTCCCAGAACAGCCCAGTCCAactgtggaaacacacacacacacacagatacacacacagaaacacaaacacacacagagacacacacacacacagaaacacacacacacacacagaaacacacacagatacacacacatacacatactgacACTGTCAAGGCTCCTCTCGAAATCTCATGTAACACTTAGTACTGCTGTCTCCAGTTACATAGAACTAGATAGAAGATCTGGTTGCACAAAATCTATTCTACACACATATCTTTCAATACATACTCTGAactacaccccccacacacctctacctctctcttttcatttacattttacatttacatttagtcatttagcagacgctcttatccagagcgacttacagtaagtacagggacattcccccgaggcaagtagggtgaagtgccttgcccaaggacacaacgtcagttggcatgaccgggaatcgaactggcaacctttggattactagcccgattccctcaccgctcagccacctgactcttcctctctctctagacAGATCCAGAAGAAGAAGCTTTTCAAGTTCATTTATGCATTGTTGAAAGATGGACAGACTGACAGGTAGACTGGTATgtagacagaccgacagacaacatacagatagacagacagacaggctaatatatagacagactgacagacagacatggagacagacagactgatgtCCAGACCAACAGActgatatacagacagacagacatgcagacagacaggtacctcCCAGTCCTATCCCCAGGATCAGGATCAGTGCCAAGACCAGTCCCAGCACCACTAACAGCGCCCTCCAGTGGCGCACTACGTAACCTCGCAACGACTTTGTCTCCACAagggaagagaaaacagcactgTCCCCTGCAGCACCACAGAAGAGAAAGAGCAGTAGTCATGCAGGACAGATAATaaagcgtgtgtatgtgtgtgtgtgtgagagcgagagagacagacagcacgcgtgtgtgtatgaacatgTATGTGTACGTACCGTGGATGAAGGGCTGGACCTTGATGATGGCGGGGGCCGTGCCGAGGTGATGTCTCTGGGCCAGCGGGACGACTGGGGGGaccagggaggggaggcgggggtaggaggccaggggggaacCGGTGGAGacatggggggcagggggcaggttgGAGCCGGACGTGTGGGAGTCGGGGAGGGGGGTTTGGGAGGTGGGGACGTTGGGGTGGGAGGGCTCCTGGATGTAGCTGCCACTGATGGCCAGGCTGCTGATGTAACAGCTGGAGGGCGTCTCCACCACCGGCAGGTCCTCCTCATCACTGgcagactcctcctcctcgcctgcTAGCCCCGCCCCCGGACCCTGCACACCAACAGCGTTGTGGATGGGGCttcattgtgtgtgagagtgttgtcTGTGAGAGTGACAGTGTGTTGACGCGATCTGGATAAGCGTgtgtctctgagagagagagtgtgtgtgagagggagcgtGTCATGTGATTGTGATAAAGAGTGataagtgtgtttgtctctgagagtgtgtgagagcaaACGTGAGAgagtgttagcatgtgtgtgtgtgtgtgagtgccactGACCTTCTCGTGAGAGAGTGTTCCTTCTGTGTTAGCCGGGTGTTCGCTGGTCATTATCCTATCAGGCATCGTTATGTCTCCTCAACCAGGTAATCATCCCAGCCCCTTTGAGTTCAACTGACTGACTGGTCCACAATCACTCAGACTGACTGGCCTGGTTGTTGGACTGGATGACTGTCGTGATGACTGACTGTgctgtgtctccctgtctgacCCTCTGACTGGCTAGCTAACTCACCGGTATTATTACTACTCGGTgcaccctctcgctctcctaCCCCAGCTctaggcccctcccccccaggcctgTCCGGTAAAAACAGGTGTCTCAGAGCCAGAACCCTTCCGTGATGGAGCTGGGACTCAGGTTACACAGAAGGTGTGCGCTCGTATGTATCTGGGGAACAACAGGAGTCAGTGTTACCGAGCTGCCAAGGCCTGGggtacgtggggggggggggggttgctggaggaagggaggttgaTTGGCAGTGACACTCTAGTTACATCACTGAGCCATTATCCATTATCCAAGATCTTCTGTCTGACCTGAAGATCCAGTTTCTGGTCTGGGTGGGGAGTGtttttgtcgtgtgtgtgttcttgtgtgtctggtgtatgtgtgtgtagagtccTAGGCAGACCAACAACAGTAGCCTGGGATCACTACACTAATTCTGGATTTGGTGGATTATTCTGGAACCTCTCAGTACATTTTAGATCTACAAGGGTCGTTTTCAAAGGCCTCAGACCAAAATTCCTATGGAGGCAATGGTGGCAAAGGCTATGATCATCTTGGTTGTTTCCACAAATGCCGTACAGTACTCCTCTGTACAGTCATCGTGTTAAACCCGCCCCATATTAGTTTAGTTTAGTTTATTTCGTTTATTTTTACAGGGACAGTGCACATTAATCAACTTTTCAGTAAAAGTGCCGGTTTTAGCCAGCCGGCTAATTTTCAACCGCAGTCCCTGGGCAGGTCATTAACAACTGTTACAATACAAACAATCATTAAACAATGAGCACACACAGGGCAACGTAGGACAAGCAAGACATATGATACAGATAGAGTAACAAAAGCAACAAGACAAAATCCATAAAAGCAACAAAGTGTTTCCACACCTCACAAGCTACAGTCAACATGGAAAGCTACAATACACAGCTAGGGGTTATGTTCACAAATCTGGTTGACCTTTAGCCATGTCTTCATGTTTTTGGTGAAAGTGTGATAGGTGGTGCAGTTATGTGTGTCTGATGGCAGTGTATTCCAGACATGGGAAGCACTCACAGAGAAAGCGGATTTactaaaagtgcttttccttaATGGAACTATACAGTCGCCTCTCATGGCAGAGGTGGTTCTGCTGCCATACGTTTGGGTTTTGTTTAACAAAAATACTGAGTGGAGGGGGAACCAGGCCAAGTAGGATCTTGAATACAAGACATGCGTCTGTATATTGCACAAGATTTTCCCAACTCAGGAGGTCATGCTTT
It encodes:
- the tmprss3b gene encoding transmembrane protease serine 3 isoform X4 is translated as MPDRIMTSEHPANTEGTLSHEKGPGAGLAGEEEESASDEEDLPVVETPSSCYISSLAISGSYIQEPSHPNVPTSQTPLPDSHTSGSNLPPAPHVSTGSPLASYPRLPSLVPPVVPLAQRHHLGTAPAIIKVQPFIHGDSAVFSSLVETKSLRGYVVRHWRALLVVLGLVLALILILGIGLGVGLGCSGKFRCTSSQVCVHQSSLCDAVKDCPHGDDELNCVRVSGRGSVLQVCSKGAWWTVCSTGGNSSSLGHAACRQLGYDSYSSYSSLPLSSVEPFLQTGLVLVNLNLLTLQPSISIQNPTLLSKTQCSSGNVTTLSCLDCSLRPRLESRIVGGAASPPGHLPWMASLHHKQTPTCGAAVITHTWILTAAHCVYGFDDPGQWVVYVGLTAQPINGAGSLSVKRIVYHDLYRPRRTEYDIALIRLEQPLSFNGTQTHKQSKNTHHLLL